Part of the Aureitalea marina genome, ATTCAACTACCGATGGGGACTAAACTCTATAAAATCTTCGAATACGCCTATATCCTGATGGCCATCTTCTCCATTTATCTGGTGATCACCAACTGGGAGACGGATCGCGATCGGGCCTATCTTTTTGTATTCTTTGCATTTGTGGCTATTTTTATGTTCTTCTTCAAGCGCCGGTTCAGGCGTAACCTGGAGAAGCGCAGACAAGACCACTGATGGAGATACAAATTCTGCTGATCGTTCTAATGCTGATCCTCTCTGCCTTTTTTTCGGGTATGGAGATCGCCTATGTGTCTTCCAATAAGATCCATATCGAGATCGAGAAGAAGCAGCAGAACTTTCTCGCACTTATCCTGAATCGGATAACCCGAAGACCGTCCAAATTCATTGCCACCATGCTGGTGGGTAACAATATTGCCCTGGTCATCTATGGGTTCTTTATGGGCGAGCTCATCATGCGTTATATCGACCTGGAAGGGGGATGGGCGCTATTGGTTCAAACCTTGATCTCCACCTTTGTTATTTTGATCACGGCGGAGTTCTTACCCAAGGTATTCTTCCAGATCTATTCGAACACCTTGGTGCGTATCTTTGCCTTACCAGCCTATATCTTTTACCTGCTGTTCTCGGTTATTTCCGAGTTGGTCATCTGGATTTCGGATATGGTACTAAAGGTCTTTTTTAAAACAGAAGGGGATATCCTTCCCCATAGCTTTAGCAAATTAGAGCTGGGCCATTATATCTCGGAGCAAATGGAGACCGTGGACACTCAGATCGAGGTCGATTCCGAGATTCAGATATTTCAGAATGCCTTAGAATTCTCTGAGGTTAGGTCCCGAGAGGTTATGGTTCCGAGAACGGAAGTAGTTGCGGTAGAATTACACAGCTCAACTCGCGATCTGACCAAGATGTTTATCGAGACCGGGCTGTCAAAGATTTTGGTCTACAAGGAGAACATAGACGATATCCTGGGTTATGTCCATGCCTTCGATATGTTCAAAAAGCCGGCAACCATCAAAAAGATATTGATGCCCGTGGTCTATGTGCCGGAATCCATGCTGGTCAAAGATGTACTCAATGTCTTAACGCGGAAAAGAAAAAGCATAGCCGTGGTCATAGACGAGTACGGAGGAACTTCCGGGATAGTTACCGTAGAGGATATAGTAGAAGAGTTATTCGGGGAGATTGAAGATGAGTTTGATCAGGGCGAAATGGTCGAAGAACAGATCGACGATCAGATCTATCACTTCTCTGCTCGACTGGAGGTAGATTACATTAACGAAACCTACAAGATCGACCTGCCGGAGAGCGAACATTACGAGACCCTCGGGGGGCTTATCGTCAGTTATACCGAGGAGATTCCGGAGAATAATGAGACCGTTACCATAGAGGGATTCGGTTTCAAGATCCTCGAGGTGACCAACACCAAGATCGAACTGGTCGAACTCCGTGTGCTTCAGGACCTTTAAGGCCTAATCTGAAAGGGTTTATTTTTTTGCCTTGTTCTTTTTAAAAATGGGTGGAAAATGGTATTTTCGCCCCCTATTAATTCGCATGATATGGCTGTTTTAAATAAAATCAGACAACGTTCTATCTTTCTTATCGTGATCATTGCCTTGGCCCTGTTCTCTTTCGTGCTGGCCGATGTGATCCGAAATGGAGGTTTTTCGAGCAACAAAGCGCAAACCACGATAGCAACGGTAAATGGAGAGGATATTCCGAGAGAGGATTTTGTCAAGCGGGTAGAGGCTTATCAGCGTTCGCTGGGGCCAAATGCCAGTACCACCCAAGCAGTAAACACCATTTGGGAGCAGGAACTTCGCAAGACCTTGATCCGTCAACAATATGAGAACTTAGGTCTTACTGCTGGTCAGGATCAGTTGGATGATGCCTATGCTACCTTCCTTGCTGGTAACCCAAGTTTCCAGGATGAGACCGGTCAGTTTAACCTGGCTTTGGTAGACCAATATGTCGCCTCCATCCAGGGTAATCCGCAGGCGATGGAAGCCTGGCAAGAGTTTGTAACCACTACACGAAGCAGCATACTGGAGAACACCTACATCAACATGGTGAGAGCTGGTATGATCGCAACCTTGGCTGATGGGGAATTGGCTTACAGACTGGAGAACGACAAGATCAATATCGAATTTGTACAGGTGCCTTATACCCAGATTGCCGACGAAGACGTACCGGTTTCTGAAAGTGAGATCGAAGCCTATATTCGCGAACATCGCGACGAGTTTGAAGTAGATCCAATGGTCGATCTTCAATACGTGTCATTTGTTGAGGAGCCATCAGATGAAGATGTGGAGGCTGCTCGTGTGGCAATCGCACAGTCATTAGAGGATGAGGTCATTTTCAACAATGTGACCAATGCTAACGATACTATTCCAGGGTTCCGCAATACCACCGATTACGCCGATTACCTGGCCAATAATTCTGAGACTCCTTTTGACAATCGCTGGTTGTTTGAACGTGATCTGCCTGCATCCGTAAAGGATTCCGTTTTCAACCTTGAGAAGGGAGAGATCTACGGACCTTACCAAGTAGCCAATACTTTCAAATACAGTAAAATGGCCGATGCTGCCCAAAAATTTGACTCTGTCAATTCTAAGCACATTCTTATCCGTTACCAAGGAAGTTTGAGAGCGGCCTCTGATGTAACTCGTTCTAAGGAGGAAGCTGAAGTGCTGGCGGATAGCTTACTGAGTGTGATCAAGAGGGATAAAAGTAAGTTCGAATCGCTGGTGGCCGACTTCTCAGATGATGCTACTACTAAAGAGAACGAAGGAGAGCTAGGATATTACGGACCAGGTTTCATGGTCCCTGCTTTTGATGAGTTCATCTATGGAAATCCAGTGGGTTCCATTGGGCTGGTGGAGACCGATTTCGGTTATCACGTAGTTAAAGTGGAAGATCAGAAGAATCTGCAAAGAGCTGTGAAGATCGCAACCCTGACCAAAGAGATCGAACCATCCGAAGGAACATTGAACCAGGTATTCTCTAATGCTACTGGTTTGGAAGTTGCCGCCCAGGATGGAGATTTCAGAACGGTTGCAGAAGAACAAGGTGTTGCTGTTAGACCAGTGAACAGAGTTGGAAAAATGGACTCCAACATCCCTGGATTAGGTAACAATCGATCAATGATCAATTGGGCCTTTGAAGAAGAGACCAAGGTAGGGGATGTTAAACGTTTTAATGTGCCTACCGGATATGTTATCGCGCAGCTAACGCGGAAGAGTTCAGAGAAGGCACTGATGAGTGTAGCTGAGGCATCTGCCCGTGTTACTCCGATCATCCGCAACGAAAAGAAAGCCCAAAAGATCCGTGAGGGTCTAAGTGGATCGACCTTGGAAGAGATCGCATCAAGTCAAGGGGTTACCGTAAAGAATGCAACTGCTGTAACCATGGCCAATCCAACACTAGCCGGTGCCGGAACTGAGCCAATGGTAGTTGGTACGTCCTTTGGGAAGGCTGCCGGGGAGCAAACAGCTCCTATCGATGGAAACACTGGTGTGTTTATCGTAAAGGTATTGGCGGTTAATGAGGCCCCGGTTCTTGATAGTTATGAGTCATACGCCAACCAACTCAATACATCTATATCGCCTCAGGTGGCGGGTAATCTGTATCAGGCGTTGCGCACCCAGGCTGATATCGAAGATAACCGATCTACTTTCTATTAATTGATAGAAGAAATTAGCAATATAAAAGCTCCCTTTTTAGGGGCTTTTTTTATGAGATCATTGAAGCCAATTACGGTGTTATAACCTTTGGACTGGAAATATGCTGGAGTTGTTAGATCCCCTGCGGCCAGAACGAAATCTCCGCCCCAACCACCGAGACTTTTTATTTGCCCGGGATAATCCGGAAACATACGTTTCTGAACCGGTTTCATTCCGATAGCTTGAGAGATCAACATCTCGTGCTGTGCCATAAGCGGCTGGAATGTTTCAATATCCGGACAGGCTACCATTGATTTGGTTAGCTGGCTAATTTCTTGGATGAAGCCATCTTTTTGGGTCATAGCCCGGTACTGGATAATTGCCTCCCGGCTGTCTTGTTTTCTGTTGAGGTGGACAAAGAATAGCCTGTCAGTAAACGACCAATCCAGGTTTATTGGCTGGACCTCGGGTAATTCTTGGGTCCGTCTATACAAAATAGGTTCATTCTGCAATGCGACGGCCACATCATATCCACTGCCGCCAAAGGTCATTTCGGACAATTCCTGGGCATCGATCTCTGCCCACTGGGCCAAGTTGGCTATTAGCGAGGAGCTACTGCCAAGACCCCAATCGCGCG contains:
- a CDS encoding hemolysin family protein: MEIQILLIVLMLILSAFFSGMEIAYVSSNKIHIEIEKKQQNFLALILNRITRRPSKFIATMLVGNNIALVIYGFFMGELIMRYIDLEGGWALLVQTLISTFVILITAEFLPKVFFQIYSNTLVRIFALPAYIFYLLFSVISELVIWISDMVLKVFFKTEGDILPHSFSKLELGHYISEQMETVDTQIEVDSEIQIFQNALEFSEVRSREVMVPRTEVVAVELHSSTRDLTKMFIETGLSKILVYKENIDDILGYVHAFDMFKKPATIKKILMPVVYVPESMLVKDVLNVLTRKRKSIAVVIDEYGGTSGIVTVEDIVEELFGEIEDEFDQGEMVEEQIDDQIYHFSARLEVDYINETYKIDLPESEHYETLGGLIVSYTEEIPENNETVTIEGFGFKILEVTNTKIELVELRVLQDL
- a CDS encoding peptidylprolyl isomerase — protein: MAVLNKIRQRSIFLIVIIALALFSFVLADVIRNGGFSSNKAQTTIATVNGEDIPREDFVKRVEAYQRSLGPNASTTQAVNTIWEQELRKTLIRQQYENLGLTAGQDQLDDAYATFLAGNPSFQDETGQFNLALVDQYVASIQGNPQAMEAWQEFVTTTRSSILENTYINMVRAGMIATLADGELAYRLENDKINIEFVQVPYTQIADEDVPVSESEIEAYIREHRDEFEVDPMVDLQYVSFVEEPSDEDVEAARVAIAQSLEDEVIFNNVTNANDTIPGFRNTTDYADYLANNSETPFDNRWLFERDLPASVKDSVFNLEKGEIYGPYQVANTFKYSKMADAAQKFDSVNSKHILIRYQGSLRAASDVTRSKEEAEVLADSLLSVIKRDKSKFESLVADFSDDATTKENEGELGYYGPGFMVPAFDEFIYGNPVGSIGLVETDFGYHVVKVEDQKNLQRAVKIATLTKEIEPSEGTLNQVFSNATGLEVAAQDGDFRTVAEEQGVAVRPVNRVGKMDSNIPGLGNNRSMINWAFEEETKVGDVKRFNVPTGYVIAQLTRKSSEKALMSVAEASARVTPIIRNEKKAQKIREGLSGSTLEEIASSQGVTVKNATAVTMANPTLAGAGTEPMVVGTSFGKAAGEQTAPIDGNTGVFIVKVLAVNEAPVLDSYESYANQLNTSISPQVAGNLYQALRTQADIEDNRSTFY
- a CDS encoding GYDIA family GHMP kinase, coding for MNQSTYYSSGKLLISGEYAVLDGALALALPTIFGQSLEVTKHKDKGFSWISKDNDGQTWFSNFSADYSFKTGSDPISDRLDQLFQHIRKKRPELFSGAQGYSFTSQIQFPRDWGLGSSSSLIANLAQWAEIDAQELSEMTFGGSGYDVAVALQNEPILYRRTQELPEVQPINLDWSFTDRLFFVHLNRKQDSREAIIQYRAMTQKDGFIQEISQLTKSMVACPDIETFQPLMAQHEMLISQAIGMKPVQKRMFPDYPGQIKSLGGWGGDFVLAAGDLTTPAYFQSKGYNTVIGFNDLIKKAPKKGAFILLISSIN